One stretch of Filifactor alocis ATCC 35896 DNA includes these proteins:
- a CDS encoding DUF362 domain-containing protein, giving the protein MAYKISDSCIGCGACEGECPVGAISQGDTQYIIDASACIDCGACAGVCPVGAPKAE; this is encoded by the coding sequence ATGGCTTATAAAATTTCTGATAGTTGCATTGGATGTGGAGCTTGTGAAGGAGAATGTCCTGTAGGAGCAATTTCTCAAGGAGATACACAATATATTATTGATGCATCAGCTTGCATTGATTGTGGAGCTTGTGCGGGAGTTTGTCCTGTAGGTGCACCAAAAGCAGAATAG